The Sorangiineae bacterium MSr11367 genome window below encodes:
- a CDS encoding tetratricopeptide repeat protein: MFLAIGVPLVLLPSAAFAESSDEKARNAQADIQQADRDVPSVNASVANARTQLLSAEQRVANGEILYRMKDYDRAAVVLGEIIEGYPNTPSYPDAMFLRGETYYASQQYLSARRDYRQLVDRGGEPRFQPYFGKALARLVDVSVRLGDTASLDDVYQRLQQVPPVQVNAGIQYARGKASYFRKDYSTAGQHFGQVQNGTPYTHQARYFSGLVAIKQARPNANPGNPVGKPLPVEGVVSNEPRPTPLNYKPAIEAFRQVTVLPADTPEHQHVIDLAWMAIGRLFYEMDQFNQASEAYARVGRESPEFDTMLYELAWVYVRLGDVQRAERALEVLSIADPDSSYAGDGTLLRADLLLRAGAFDKALQLYLGVREQYDPMRVKVENFLESTKDPAVYYEKLSQQQLDALDTTEQLPPLAVRWAREAEDGPAAFRVIDDINQCKKLITDSERLIDKLITVSQSANRVRAFPELLAGEQRALGLINKVARARVRLAQGLDDEEPSELSGEIASVRAQRRSLMSVVQQTPVTQEDFDERDYVGSLQWNKVSQELSRRVREVDYLHAVVNGLRRMLREDAQRGVARDPASVQRIQGELDDNERQLKTYQESATELRRQIEIGRAQIGLGDARYQNDALARQQFRDLVEREAQLASGGQAGSNAQAYAQRISPILSQARQTEERVTAAFNQLEVQVAQRVAELRGKIDVEAKKIEGYKVQLGALDGEAHDLVGHVAERNFTLVRDKIRGIVLRADVGITEQAWEVREEELERVRNLQHERAREEQLLDEELREVLDDAGESPSSAPPAPAK, translated from the coding sequence GTGTTTCTCGCGATAGGCGTTCCGCTGGTCTTACTTCCCTCGGCGGCCTTCGCCGAGAGCTCCGACGAAAAAGCTCGCAACGCGCAGGCCGACATTCAGCAGGCCGATCGCGACGTTCCGTCGGTCAACGCTTCCGTCGCCAACGCGCGCACGCAGCTTCTTTCCGCCGAGCAGCGCGTCGCCAACGGCGAAATCCTCTACCGCATGAAGGACTACGACCGTGCGGCGGTCGTCCTCGGCGAAATCATCGAGGGGTACCCCAACACCCCGAGCTATCCGGACGCGATGTTCCTGCGCGGCGAGACGTACTACGCCTCGCAGCAGTACCTCTCGGCCCGGCGCGATTACCGGCAGCTGGTCGATCGCGGGGGAGAGCCGCGCTTCCAGCCGTACTTCGGCAAGGCCCTGGCGCGTCTCGTGGACGTGTCGGTGCGCCTTGGCGACACCGCCTCGCTGGACGACGTGTACCAGCGCCTCCAGCAGGTGCCTCCGGTCCAGGTCAACGCGGGCATCCAGTACGCGCGCGGAAAAGCTTCGTATTTCCGCAAGGATTACTCCACCGCGGGGCAGCACTTCGGCCAGGTGCAGAACGGCACGCCGTACACGCACCAGGCGCGGTACTTCTCGGGCCTCGTGGCCATCAAGCAGGCGCGCCCCAACGCCAACCCAGGCAACCCGGTGGGCAAGCCCCTGCCGGTGGAGGGCGTCGTCAGCAACGAGCCGCGCCCCACGCCGCTCAACTACAAGCCGGCCATCGAGGCGTTCCGCCAAGTGACCGTGCTCCCGGCCGATACGCCGGAACACCAGCACGTCATCGACCTGGCGTGGATGGCCATTGGCCGCTTGTTCTACGAGATGGACCAGTTCAACCAAGCCAGCGAGGCGTATGCGCGCGTCGGCCGGGAGTCCCCCGAGTTCGACACGATGCTCTACGAGTTGGCCTGGGTCTACGTCCGCCTGGGCGACGTGCAGCGCGCCGAGCGCGCGCTGGAAGTGCTCTCCATCGCGGATCCCGACTCGAGCTACGCCGGCGACGGCACCTTGCTTCGGGCCGATTTGCTTCTGCGCGCGGGGGCCTTCGACAAGGCGCTGCAGCTCTACCTGGGCGTGCGCGAGCAGTACGATCCGATGCGGGTCAAGGTGGAGAACTTCCTCGAGTCCACCAAGGACCCGGCGGTTTACTACGAGAAGCTCTCGCAGCAGCAGCTCGATGCCCTCGACACGACCGAGCAGCTTCCGCCGCTCGCCGTCCGGTGGGCGCGCGAGGCCGAGGACGGTCCCGCAGCGTTCCGCGTGATCGACGACATCAACCAGTGCAAAAAGCTCATCACCGACTCCGAGCGCCTCATCGACAAGCTGATCACGGTGAGCCAATCGGCGAACCGCGTGCGAGCTTTTCCCGAGCTTCTCGCCGGCGAGCAGCGTGCGCTGGGCCTCATCAACAAGGTTGCCCGGGCGCGCGTGCGCCTGGCGCAGGGCCTGGACGACGAGGAGCCGTCGGAGCTCTCCGGTGAAATCGCGAGCGTGCGCGCACAGCGGCGCAGTCTGATGAGCGTCGTCCAGCAAACGCCGGTCACGCAGGAAGACTTCGACGAGCGTGATTACGTCGGCAGCCTGCAGTGGAACAAGGTGTCGCAGGAGCTCTCACGCCGCGTGAGGGAGGTCGACTACCTCCACGCCGTGGTCAACGGCCTGCGGCGCATGCTGCGGGAGGACGCCCAACGCGGCGTCGCACGCGATCCGGCGAGCGTGCAGCGCATCCAGGGAGAACTCGACGACAACGAGCGCCAGCTCAAGACGTACCAGGAGTCCGCCACGGAGCTGCGCCGGCAGATCGAGATTGGCCGCGCGCAAATCGGCCTGGGCGACGCGCGCTACCAGAACGATGCGCTGGCGCGGCAGCAATTCCGCGACCTGGTCGAGCGCGAGGCGCAGCTAGCCTCGGGCGGGCAGGCGGGGTCGAATGCGCAGGCGTACGCCCAGCGCATCTCGCCCATCTTGTCGCAAGCGCGCCAGACCGAGGAGCGCGTCACCGCGGCGTTCAACCAGCTCGAAGTGCAGGTCGCCCAGCGGGTGGCCGAACTGCGCGGCAAAATCGACGTCGAGGCGAAGAAGATCGAGGGCTACAAGGTGCAGCTCGGCGCCCTCGACGGAGAGGCTCACGACCTCGTGGGTCACGTCGCGGAGCGGAACTTCACCTTGGTGCGAGACAAGATTCGGGGGATCGTTCTCCGGGCGGACGTCGGCATCACCGAGCAAGCCTGGGAGGTGCGCGAGGAAGAACTCGAACGGGTTCGTAACCTCCAACACGAGCGCGCGCGCGAGGAGCAACTCCTCGACGAAGAGCTGCGTGAAGTGCTCGACGACGCTGGCGAGTCGCCTTCGTCGGCACCGCCGGCCCCCGCGAAGTAG